One Salvelinus alpinus chromosome 9, SLU_Salpinus.1, whole genome shotgun sequence genomic window, TGGTTTTCAGAGTCGTGGTGGAATGACTACACCACACGTCATTGCGTGACTCCAAATTcactttgatatgatggttattatatctaTATTTGAACATGAAGGCGTTTCCACCGCGATTTCCAGCAGAATTATTTTTACTGACAAAAAAAGATCCCACCACCATGTCAAACGAACAAATTATCTGTTCGCGTTTATAAAATTACACCGGAACTTCCTGTTTCTGTCACAGCTATTATTGATTTTTTAAATAAACCTGAATGGAAAGGTGGTGTGTGTCCAGTATGCAGGAAGTTAGGggtagttttgtgagccaatATGACTAAATGTCTTGGAGTatctagttagcaacttccttcaaactgcacgcaaacataaaaatggtatccacaaattaatctgactctgggaaagtagataaagggcatTATTGCCAAAATCCTTAAGTACCCCTTTAACATTAcccacctagctaatgttagccacaacaaataaaacaattataacaTGACcaaacacctgctcgtcgaacatctcatgggtattaatatggagtttgtcccccctttgctgttataacagcctccactcttttgggaaagcgttccattagatgttggaacagttTCTGCGGgttcttgcttccattcagccacaacagcattagtgagatcgagcactgatgttgggtgttttagctcgcagtcagcgttgcaattcatcccaaaggtgttcgatggggttgaggtcagggctctgtgcaggccagtcaagttcttccacaccgatctcgacaaaacatttcagtatggacctcgctttgtgcactgtcatgctgaaacagcaaaggaccttaaactgttgccacaaagttggaagcacagaatcgtctggaaTGTCCTTTCACTGGAAATacggggcctagcctgaaccatggagtttccacttcacaataacagcacttccagtttaccagggcagaaatttaacgaactgacttgttggaaaggaggCATCCTATGACCGTACcattttgaaagtcactgagttcttcagtaaggacattctGCCAGTGTTTGTatacggagattgcatggctgtgtgctcgattttatacacctgtcagcaacgggtgtggctgaaatagccgaatccagtcAATTGAAGGAGTGTCCGCATACACTATATACGAAAGCATCATACGAATCGTAATTCGTAACATGCGAAGTGGATTATGGGACCTCCACAAATTAACATACCACACGAAATATAACAATTGGAGCGTCCCGTATTTACTTTGTTTAGTCTACACGAGTCCAGGTTGGGCTACTTTTTCACGAGCTATACTGAAACGCATTTTAATGTATGAAATGCTATTATAACGTCCCAGCCAGTTAGTTTAAAAGTTAGGGAAGTAGCTAGCTCCTAGTCGTTCGCAATATATGTTGCATGTGAGCGACACGTCTATTAATCGCTGGACTGCATGACGCATGTTTATGTTATATCTGGGAGTGGGACGCGGGTGTCTCGAGTCATGTTTTGGTTCGTATTGTATACAAATTCTAAGGCGACCGACCCACCCCGCAACTGAGAATTAAATTGACAATTCGCTTAAAATACCGGTCCTTTGCTATCAGACATaagttgtaaaaaaataaattttaaaatAGTACTTATATGCTACTTGATTGCTTTTTACACCATTTTTAACTTATATAGCTGTCTTGCTAACTAGTATTACTGCTAGTGTTGCTAGCGAGCGTTAGTTGCTTCAGTATTGCAATTTCAGACCCTTTTGATTGTTGTGCTAAATGTCATACGCAAAATTACTCGGTCTCCTTGAAAAATGTACAATCTGGATGCTGCTCCAAATGCTTCTGTTGTGTTCAAACTTAATTAACACCTCATCTCTAGTTGTAGAACTACATGTCATGATGCATTGCTCATTACTTTCCTTCACAATGCCATGTCAACTTCATGCACCTCAAACATGCCAAGAAATCAAGCGAGTCAAACATTCTATAAACATGTATCCATCTTTATAGGCAACCATGAACAAGCTCAGACAAGGACACCGTATTGTTTAAGGACAGCAGTGTACTTTGAAATTTTGCTCTCCACATTCTTCTCTGCCATCTTTGACAGCTTGATCTCTATCTTTTTCTTGGTGTACCGGATCTTGGccttctctttcctcttctcttccaAAGTGGCTGTGATAGCCTGGTACTTCCAGCCAACCTCATGGGCCAGACGTCCAAGGAGGGCAAACTAGGGAAGGCAAGTTCACAAAGGACAGGAAAAATTACTAATGAAAAAGCATTACAAATCAAATCATTAGGCTAACATAATCCAATATCAGATCATAAAAGAACAGTTGCCATAACTTGGGATGAAAATAATTATTTGGATGTTGCTTTATGTCTCAGATGGTAGTGCATGTAAAGTATTCTCATGGTCGTCAAACTCGAATACTTACTGTGGTAAACATCACTGACAATAAGCAAAGATTGGTACCTGGCTAAATCCATGTCTGACTCGCAAGAATGACATGGCTAAACATtagcactagaggtcgaccgattaattagggccgattacaagttctcataacaatcggaaatcgttaATTTTGAACGCCGATTTTGCCGGGGGGGAaaaaacacctttatttaactaggcaagtcagttattaagaacacattcttattttcaatgacggcctaggaacagtgggttaactgcccttttcaggggcagaacggcagattgttaccttgtcagctcagggattcaatcttgcaaccttacggttaactagtccaacgctctaaccacctgcctcacgaggagcccacctgttacgcgaatgcagtaagaagccacggtaagttgctagctagcattaaacttatcaatcataatcactagttataactacacatggttgatgatattactagtttatctagcgtgtcccgcgttgcatataatcgatgcagtgcgcattcgcgaaaaaggactgtcgttgctccaacgtgtacctaaccataaacatcaatgcctttcttaaaatcaatacacagaagtatatatttttaaacctgcatatttagctaaaagaaatccaggttagcaggcaatattaaccaggtgaaattgtgtcacttctcttgcgttcattgcacgcagagtcagggtatatccaacagtttgggccgcctggctcattgcgaactaatttgccagaattttacgtaattatgacataacattgaaggttgtgcaatgtaacaggaatatttagactgatggatgccacccgttagataaaatacggaacggttccgtatttcactgaaagaataaatgttttgttttcgagatgttagtttccggattcgacaatattaatgacctaaggctcgtatttctgtgtgttatgttataattaagtctatgatttgattgaGCAGTCTGAGCATtgaaagcattcattcaaacagcactttcgtgcattttgccagcagctctgctgtttatgaattcaagcccatcaactcccgagattaagctggtgtaaccgatgtgaaatggctagctagttagcggggtgcgcgctaatagcgtctcaaacgtcactcgctctgagacttggagtagtcgttccccttgctctgcatgggtaatgctgcttcgagggtggctgttgtcgatgtgtgcctggttcgagcccaggtagcagcgaggagagggatggaagctatactgttacactggcaatactaaagtgcctataagaacatccaatagtcaaaggtatatgaaatacaaatcgtatagagagaaatagtcctataataactacaacctaaaacttcttacatgggaatattgaagactcatgttaacttctcacgagtcagcaaccctgatccggtagcaccccccaactcaccccactgattagcacagatagcatagcgtcacaagtaacttgtagcatctaaatatcattaaatcacaagtccaagacaccagatgaaagatacaggtcttgtgaataaagccaccatttcagatttttaaaatgttttacagggaagacagaatatgtaaatctattagctaaccacgttagcggaggacacgatatttttaccaggcagattcggctaggcgcccacgtccagttcacatgcacaacagatatgatataaaatcgtaaattgggtcttactatggctgatctttcatcagaatgttgatcaaagtgtcctttgtcaagatgagtcgttggttccgttcagaaatgTTCTTTTCCCActgcatttagcacaggtaccggccgagtggcacgaatttctcaaacgtaaatacaatccgacaacggtacaccgaaaaactcccggaaaaattcaaataatctgattaaactatattgaaaaaacatacattacgatgatatggtcacatgtatcaaacaaaattcgacacggagatagtttgcatacataacgccagcaaaacagtacaccaacgcagctcaaattcgagcgattcagtaaaccggaagttgtcggtcacgccaaagaattgggtcctatttcacgtcagtcccagataaacaaagaatttctcctctgacgtcatcttgacaaccagaggaaggaGAACgaggtgtgtttctggtcatagggggcacgaccatatataggcagagctttgaagccagcataacacatcttgattttatgttcttggtcatggaaagtgctgttgaatgacttctgtatcactcagagacaaaattgaaacggatttagaaactagagattgtcttctttccaatggtatgattcatatgcatatagtaagagcaatgattgaataagaggcagtttaatctgtagagcaaattatgctaaagcGAAAATATTACCTCcagtattctcaagaggttaaaaggaaccaccagctttcatatgttctcatgttctgagcaaggaacttaaacgttagctttcttacatgttgcacttttacttctccaacactttgtttttgcattatttaaaccaaattgaacatgtttcattatttatttgaggctaaattgatttattatatattaagttaaaataaatgttcattcagtattgttgtagttgtcattattacaaaaacagttaatttttttatttatgaaATCGGTcgattaatcagtatcggctttttttggtcctccaataattggtatcggtatcaaaaaatcataattggtcgacctctaattagCACAAGCTGCAACTTTTGAAACACAGCTACCTACTAGTCAATGTAGCTTTGATAAAGTCAGTGGCGTTATTTGACAAACTGATTTTAGGCTTACCTTGCGAGTGGGCTTCAGACGCACAATCTTCAGGGCGGCAGGTACGACCATGCGCTTCCTCTGTGGAACAAAATAAACGTCAGCTCCAAACAACTGCAAGTCCATTAGAGGGGAGGACAATTGCGTCTCAGATTCAGGGGTATTCTCAAAGTCAAAACTCAAACAATGTATGTATGAAAAAGTAGCATCACTGACAGCACACAATCATAGAGTTACGCTGAATTATTGAAACATCAGTCACCTTGTCATAAGGAGGGGGGACACCATCGAACACCTTCAACCTTTCCAATGCAGCCTGTCCTCTTTTGGTTTTGTGAGGGAGCATGCCTGTTGGGGTCAAAGGGGCCATCAACAAAACATTTAGGTCCCCCTGCACTGGATTGGCAATACTTCGTAGTGTAAGTgaagccatgggggggggggggggattaaatCACAATACTTAGATACATAACTTCAGTTCCATGACAATTTTGGATTGTGAATATGCTTTAATTCCCAATGTACAGTAACTTCCCCATGACTTAATAGATCCCAACACAACATTGTGGCCTTGACTAAACTCAGCAGTCAGATCCGGAAGTTTCTCATCAAAATGATCAGCTTTGGGATAAGTGTTCATCACAGTCAAGTAGGAACCATCCATTGTCCAAAGTAGAGTTCAGAATGTGTGTACTTCATGCTATCAACCCAATATGGACCATTTAAATAAATATCCATATAGGTTAAATCCACGCAAATCACTGGACCAGTAAGCCAGAGCTGAAAAACAGAAAGAAGGAATTTTGATCTTACCCCTTACGGTCCTCCAGAAGATTCTGCTGGGAGCTCTGAAATGGTATGGTCCACGAGAGGGGTTGGTGTTCATCCTTTTACGCAGGAAAGCCAGGTACTTCACTATTCATAAAACAGGTGCAGTACACCATCAAGCTAAGCCATAGTCTCAACCGCTTCACCACAGCCACAATTATTTCACAACTGTGGTCAACATATACTATGTTGCTTAATGTGTCAGATGGTAGTGCATGTAAAGTATTTTACTGGTCGTTAAACTCAAATATTTACTGCGTTAATCACTGACAAGCAAAGCTTATGATTTAGGAGAAAATATTTACTGTGAATCAAAATATAACCACACAATCCTTCAAAACATTACAATTAAACCAAAAAAGTAAACCTGACAATAACTTACATTTGTTACGACAATAACTTACATTTGTTACGGTAGAAGTTCCCAGAGATGTTGATACCCTCACATCTCACAACTACCACCTTGTGTCCTGAAAAGGAGAAATCATGACTTacatattaaaacatggacaagTACACAGGCCAATTGTTTAATATACACCATCTCAGAGGGTAATGTGAGTTATCATTGTAGTTACTCAAACAATGTAGGTTAAAAAGCGTCACTGACAGTTGTAGCAAATTAGACATGGCTGTGTCCACATCAAGATGTAATTACACATCAAGTGACAATATCCTTGGACTGGATAATGATCAAAGTCACGAGATGGGTATTAATTGACAAAATATTGGACTTCCAAAACTCACCCAGCAGAACTTGCTTAGCCACAATGGCAGCAAGACGACCAAGTAGATGGCCTCTGCCATCAAGCAGCAGAACCTTGGAGGACAAGCATAATCAAGTCATATGCGAATAACTAGTTGCCCACCACCTGGGGTTCAAATGATTCAACGAGCTTGTTTTTATGTCTCAGATGGTAGTGCATGTAAAGTATTCTCATGGTCGTCAAACTCGAATACGTTACTGTGGTAAACATCACTGACAAGCAAAAATAAATACGAACTTGGATAAATACATTTTAGTTATGGTTGTGTGTCCACATGGCCACGTCCGGCTGGCAAGAACGTTCAGAGCTTAACTGGGGCTAAACATTAGCTCGCGCAATAGATGGCGTTACCCAACTATTGAGATTTGAACTCAGTCATGTTATTTGAGTAATCTTACATGGCAAATTATTCATCTAAACAGTATATCAAAAAGGCCTAAGAATCAGGAATTCATTTTGCAGGGTCCTTGctttaattagctagctaacgttaaatgAAGGCATGACTAGCTTAGCTAGCGACGTCAGCAACACCATTCACGTGTCAAATAAAGCAATAAATGACCTTCCCCCTAGTCTTCACTTAACACTGAGCAATAGTTAGCTCCACTTCTGGATACAATTATACGTATATGGCTGTATTATAAACAAATATAGCAATGTTGGTTCTTGCGCTGTTACACACCTTATTGAACCGGTCCGCCATGATTTGCGAAAAGAAAGACAGACGGGGTTGCCCGCTGTAAAAGACAGGGGTTTCTGGGCGGTGCTATAGCGTTAAAGGAAATTACGATTTTTCATTCTTCTTCAGGGCTTTATACGCAGCATATAATATGCACATTGCCACCTCCTGGGTAGAGTGGGGATTACAGAAAACATTTCCCATTACattttgtaatacattttaaaatgtccCATTAAATGTAGCATATGGAGACAATGCTGCGGTATGCTGAGTTTGCAGCTGATGCAGAGCAGCGTGGCTGGAAAGCAAGGGTTTGCCCAGTGGAGGTTGGGTGTCGTGGATTTGTGGTGACATCCACCACCAGGTTGCTGTCGCCacatttaatctttatttaactgggcaagtcagttaagaacaaattcttatttacaatgacggactatcaaaggcctcctgcggggacgggataaaaaatatatatatatataggacaaaacacatatcacgacaagagagaacacaacactacataaagagagacgtaagaacaacatagcaaggcagcaacacatgacaacacagcatgatagcaacacaacatgacaacatggtagaaaaacaacatggtagcagcaacaaAACATAGTACAAACATTGGACACAGACAATCGCACAaatggcaagaaggtagagacaacaatacatcacgcaaagcagctacaactgtcagtaagagtgtccatgattgagtctttgaatgaagagatggagataaaactgtccagtttgagtgtttgttgcagctcgttccagtcgctagctgcagcgaactgaaaagacgagcggccaacggatgtgtgtgctttggggacctttaacagaatgtgattggcagaacgggtgttgtatgtggaggatgagggttgcagtagatatctcagataggggggagtgaggcctaagagggttttataaataagcatcaaccagtgggtcttgcgacgggtatacagagatgaccagtttacagaggagtatagagtgcagtgacgtGTTCTAtaaaggagcattggtggcaaatctgatggccgaatggtaaagaacatctagcccctcgagagcacccttacctgccgatctataaattatgtctccgtaatctagcatgggtaggatggtcatctgaatcagggttagtttggcagctggggtgaaagaggagcaattacaatagtctagatttaattttagcctgcagctttgatatgtgctgagagaaggacagtaccTTCTAGCCATACtctcaagtacttgtatgaggtgactacctcaagctctaaaccctcagaagtagtaataacacctgtggggagaggggcattcttcttacaaaaccacatgacctttgttttggaggtgttcagaacaaggttaaaggtagagaaagcttgttggacactaagaaagctttgctgTAGAGCATTTGACACaacatccggggaggggccagctgagtataaaactgtatcatctgcatataaatggatgagagagcttcctactgtctgagttatgttgttgatgtaaattgagaagagcgtggggcctaggatcgagccttgggatACTCCATTGGTGACAAGCAGTGGCttagacagcagattttctgactttatacactgcactcagaGAGGTAGTttgcaaaccaggccaaagacccctcagagacaccaatactccataGCCgggccacaagaatggaatggtctaccgtatcaaaagctttggccaagtgaataaaaatagcagcacaacattgcttacaatcaagggcaatggtgacataattgacacatccataacctgagcgaaaaccagattgcataccagagagacatcaagacatcaagaaagccagtcagttgattattgacaagtttttccaacacatttgataaacagggcaaaatagaaataggcctataacagttaggatcagcttgatctccccctttaaataaaggacaaaccgtggctgccttccaagcaatgggaacctccccagaaaggagagacaggttaaaaaggtcggagataggcttggcgatgataggggcagcaaccttaaagaagaaatggtctaaaccatctgacccagctGAAGGACCTTGGAATCTGCGGCCAAGCCCTTCGCCAAACCATCAAGGCAACATCAGGTGTTGCCAATGGCTCTGGCTGAAGAGGAAAGATCCCAGCTGGCCCTCAAAGTGAGAGGGAGAAGACTAGGCAGGTACAGGTTCTTGGACGCTAGAACTCACTGTTGAGCTTTCTTGTGATGTCGCAGGCTCATCAATGAAACATTAAAGATGGAAGGTGCCAACTTGAAAACTCTACTGGCGTATCTCCCCTGTCCCATCTCCCCTGTCCCAACACCGGAGCAAGTATTTTAGGTTAGTGCTCATGATCTTCTATTGGCAcatggcattttaacatcatgtCCTGTGTATTTGAAACTATGTCTCTCCCTAGACATGAAATGGGCCATCATCATCTTTTTATATTAACTCATTAAAAAAAGACACTGATGTCTCAAATGTATAATATTCTACAAGCGTCTCTTGGGGATTCTCAATGTATGATGTCTTATGGCTACTACGTTATCCTCAGTGGACAAATTAGTGCCTGATTCTCAAGGAAGAGTTGTATCTGTTTTCATACGTGTCAGCTTCATGTTTTCATACATGTATTGGCTCTCATAGCGCTCTAAAATAATTACCATACCTTATATCTAATTAATATATTTTTATTGTGAGTCCCTTTCATGAAAATTGTCTCAACGGCACAGCATCACCACAACAATGTAAATCACAAACGATattacaacaaaaacaacagcTGGATAGGGTTCATTAGATTAGCTACAGTTcataggaggaggggggggggaattgTTGGGCAGAGTTAATATGTCTTATACTGGTGGGGACAAATTATTTGTGGATTCTGGCGGTTTTGTGTACATGGGATTTGTATCAGCGGCCTGGCGGTAATAGCTGGGGATGGTAACACCTAATCGATTACCATCTACCAGGGGCATCATGCACCCATTATTTTAGAGGGGGCACGAAGTACTTGACGTTTGAATATAGCattttttcaaacacctgaaacagcctttcctgcaatctagagccataatcattatgcctaATTCTGTAAAAAACATGTATATTTTTCTATATAGGTTATCTAAGCACACCTCATAACTTATTAATTTGCTATTTAATTAATAATGCACATTGATTAAGAACCTTTATGACTTTTATGGAGTTTAGTACAAAGGACACACTGGTAAATAGTACCGTAACCCAAGAATTAAAGCAATTTTAGTATTTTATGAAGTCtagcaaccttgccagcaggcattcCAGCTAAAATGGTTAGACAAGTTACttacttgattgatagcctgaaatggcttggtagctagttacgaggttgggagattgggaacttatctagctggctagcttaaGCCAACTTGAAAAAATTGGTAGGTGGctagcagtggcgattttagcatgtaaatcttggtgggccaaaaaaataaaaaataaagtgggatgcatgccagcagagcc contains:
- the LOC139530583 gene encoding large ribosomal subunit protein uL13-like; the protein is MADRFNKVLLLDGRGHLLGRLAAIVAKQVLLGHKVVVVRCEGINISGNFYRNKLKYLAFLRKRMNTNPSRGPYHFRAPSRIFWRTVRGMLPHKTKRGQAALERLKVFDGVPPPYDKRKRMVVPAALKIVRLKPTRKFALLGRLAHEVGWKYQAITATLEEKRKEKAKIRYTKKKIEIKLSKMAEKNVESKISKYTAVLKQYGVLV